The following is a genomic window from Solanum lycopersicum chromosome 6, SLM_r2.1.
aacGTCATCTTGAACGTCCACAAAAGCATTAGCGTGAACGTGAACATCAACgtaaatgtcaatgtcaatggGAACATCACTGTGTATGTAAATGGAAGTTAATgtaaatgtgaacatcaacataaacttCAATGTTAGTGTGAAAGTCAATGTGAACATGAACATCATTTTGAATGTAAACGTTAACATCCACATGAGTGTAAACGTAAATattaacatcaacatcaatgtaaatgtcAACAGAAACGTTAAAATGAATGCCAACATCAATGTAAACGTAAACATGAACGTCAATGCCAACGTCAACATTAACATAATTGTGAATGTAAACATGTACTTCAAAGTAAACATTAGCGTCAACGTAAACGTGAACATCATTGtgaatgtaatatcaacattaacataaacatcaatgtgAAGGTCAAGTCACTTTCAACGTAAACGTTAATGTCAACACCAATGTAAATGTTATCGTTAATgtaaatgtcaatgtgaatatgaacatcaatgtaaaaattaatttaaatgtaaacataaacatcaatgtgaatgtcaatatagatatcaacataaatataaacgTGAACGATAATAGAAATGTCAACATGAACGACAATataaatgtcaatgtcaacgaTAATAgaaatgtcaatgtgaacgtcaatatGAACGTGCGCGTCAATTTTAATGTCAATGTGAATTtgaacgtcaacatcaatgtaaacattaatgtgaatgtcaacataaagGTGAACGAgaatgtcaatgtcaacttGAACGTAATCGTTATTGTCAATGTAAAAgtgaaatttaatattaattataacgTCAACATCATTGTGAATGTCAACGTAAATATTAATGTGAACATCAACCTGAATGGTTATGTTAACGTGAATGTGATCATCAACGTGAATGTGAACATCTACGTAAATCTTAACGTCAGTGTAAATATGAATGTGAACGTTAACTTGAATATGAGCATGAACATGAACATGAACGTGTACATCAACATGAATGTTAACATCAAAGTCAATGTAAATATGAACATCAAagtcaatgtcaatgtgaacatcaacataaacgTCAATCAGAACGTCTACTTTTAGGTTAATATGAACATAAATGTGAATAAGAACCTGTAAGTCAACGTAAACGTAATGttgaacgtcaatgtcaatgaAAATGTAAAAATGAACGTTAAtatgaacgtcaatgtcaacgtcaacataaacatcaacataCATATTCGCATGAATATGAACGTAAACGTGAACTTGAATGTCAACGTAAATTTCAACATCAATTTGAATGTCAATGTGCATGTCAACATCAACGTGAAAATCACCGTCAAACTTAACTTTATATCAATATGAATGTAAATGTTAACATCCACCTACGTGTAAACATaaatgtcaacatcaatatcaatGTAGATttcaatgtaaacatcaacgTAAACGCCAACATGAACGTaaacatcaattttaatatcaacataaacctaaatgtcaatgtgaatgttAATGTTAACATCAATATAAATGTAACGTTTAACGTCAACTAAAACATCAGtgtgaacatcaatgtaaatgtcaactttaacataaatgtcaatgttaatttgaacgtcaacatcaatgtgaacgtgAACATAAATGTATACATCAATattaacatcaacatgaacatgaatgtcaatgtgaatgCCATTgttaatgtcaatgtgaacatcaacgtgAATACCAATATGATCGTGAATGTGACAATCAACGTGAACGTGAACATCAACGTTAAGGTCAACGTAAATGTAAATGTGAAAATTAACATGAACATGAACATAACCATCAACTTGAATTTAACgttaatgtcaacatcaacTTGAATGTTAATATGAATGTGAACGTTAATGTGGAACGTTAATGTGAACATTAACGTAATCTTCAATGTAAATGTGAACGTTATTACGTacgtcaatgtcaatgttaaCTTGAACATAATcgtcaacatcaatgtaaatgtaaatattaatgtgaacgtcaatgtcaatatCAACATGCACATGAACGTCAACGTGAACATTAACATCAATATCAATGTTAATTTCAACATCAACGTGAACATGAACTTACACATGAATGTAAATAGGAACGTGaatttcaacataattttaaacttaaacATGAACATGAATGTGAACATCAAAGTGAATGTCAACGTGAATGTGAACGTCAgcatcaatatcaacataaatgtcaatTTAAACATCAGTATGAACGTGAATGTGAGCGTCACCGTGCACGTCAAAgtaaatgtcaatgtgaacCTCAAGgtgaacatgaacatcaatgtacatgtgaaggtCAATGTGAACGTGAACGTTAATGTAAACATTATTGTGAATATaaacgtcaacatcaacatatGTGTAAATGTaaacgtcaacatcaacatcaacatcaacatcaacgtaaatgtcaacataaacatgAACATTTATgccaatgtcaatgtcaacataaacatcaatttcaacgTCAACATTAACATGGACGTCAATGTAAATGTGAACGTGAACGTTAATgtaaatgtgaacgtcaatgtaaacatgaacatcaatgtgTATTTAATGTCAATGTTAACATGAATGTTAGTGTGAACATCAATATCAGCATCAATGAAATTTTCACATCAACATCAAGGTTAATTTGAACGTAAACGTGAAGGTCAACGTGAATGTAAACATAAATGTCAACttgaatgtcaatgtgaacatgaacgtgaatgtgaatgtcaacatcaatgtaaatgtgaatgtcaacatcaacatcaacgtaAACGTCAATATAAAcgttaacattaataataatgtaaatgtcaatgtgaatgtcaacatgcacgtgaacatcaatgtgaatgTGCACGTGAACGTCAATGTTAATGTCAACGTGAACGGCAACTttaatgtcaacatcaatgtgaatATCAGCATAAGTGTGAAGGTTAACGTGTATgtaaacatcaatgtcaacTTCAACATGATCGTTATTGTTAATGTAAATATGAATGTGAACGTCAAAGTCAATGTAAACATCATGATCAATGTGAATgtaaatgtgaatgtcaatgtgaatgttAATCTGAACACTAAGGTGAATGTGATGAATGTGACtgtcaatgtgaatgtgaatATCAACGTGAACGTCAAAGTCAATGTTAATGTGCACATTAATGTTAATGTGAATATAAACGTTAATGTGAATGTGAGCGTGAACATGAATTTAAACATACGTAAACATCAACGTGAACATTAACCTCAATATCAATgtgaacatgaacatcaatgtgaacgtgAATGTTAACGTGAACATTAATATGAACATCAATATAaatgaatgtcaatgtgaacgtgaACATCAATATCAATGTGAACGTGAATGTTAACGTGAACATTAATATGAACATCAATATAAATGAATGTCAATGTATATGTCAATGTAAATTTAAACGTTATCGTCAATGTCAACGTAAACGTGAACGTCGATGTGAATGTGAATTCtatgtcaatgtgaacgtcaacttGAAGGTGATGGTTAATGCCAATGTGAATATCAACATCATCCTGAACGTGAATGTCAATGCCAACATGATCATAAACATCAACACCACATATGTATTAACGTAAACGTCAACATTAACATCAACGTAAATTCAAACATATATGTCAACGTAAATGACAACGTCAATGCCGACTTAAACATCAATGTTAATGTAAATAGCAGCTCAAACGTCTAAAACATCAGCGTGAAtgtcaacatatacataaacatcaatgtaaacCACAATGTAAACTTgaatgtcaacgtcaatgtcaatgtgaaagtaaatataaacatcaacatgaatgcTTACGTGAACATGAAAGTCAATGTGAAGGTCAATGTCAACGTCCACGTCAATGCCAACTTGAACATAAATGTAATCGTCAATGTGAATTTTAACATTAACATGAATGTGAAAGTCAATGTGAACATCGACATAAAAGTGTGCATGTAAACGTGAGCGGGAGCGTGAACGTAATCATGATTGTGATACTGACCAAAACATGCCATTTAACCCCTTTTAAAAGTCTAATGCTAAATCAACCAAGTCATACCGACCAActaaacatgcttactaactcaaatagttaaaatatatcCCAACATACTTCAACCCATAatctactacaaccctatcattaaggaataacatcacaagcatgacTAAGAGTTAATAAAAGTATGTTAGGAAAAACAATTACACATGAATACTTATGAAGTCAataagtgcaatgatcaagcaaatccccataaccttactcaatccaGTAGCCTCAACTAAAAACCATAATAAATTTCCAACTCCACATTATATAACATTTATACATACATTTAATCTTTTTAACAATATAATTCAACTCATAATCACATGTAAACTAATATATATCTAGTATGATTAATGTGCAAAGCTCGACATGTACATAtcataaataatcataatataaacatatataagaacatcctcctaagactacCTTTAGGGCTAACTAGTACAATGCTTAGGTctagtctcatacccctacctagactaagctagaccacttaggttatcctagttagatttcaaatcctttaattcatttaccttttggaaacatctttccctaacaaacatagaccacatgagctagtgaggaatccggtgtcatgaaaacctacaccgaaagaaggtggactactaaCCAATGTAGTACGAAAACATGAAATATAGAAattatgtggatccactaacaggtattcctatgggggcaataTACTTtatgaactaggagatatagttgggaggGTCTTTATGCGCCATAAATTATAGTCTCAAATCTCAAGAGTTATGTAGTGCttctaccttccctatgtgggaagggacactcctcaatcttgTTCATCAGTGATaagatagagtccctttttgaaatgtctttaatcctttaaatataaatcataacatagtttaggtaatagggtctaccccttgtataatcatcatcatcaatagctcaataagaattgtatgagtataaatcatttcattacaattaATTAtggtgaggttaacacattacatatcaattcataataaggcacattgacATACATCACCATACTCATGGcatttacatcttaatcaaccCCACAACCATaattaaga
Proteins encoded in this region:
- the LOC138349078 gene encoding uncharacterized protein — protein: MYVDVYVDVDIDVHINVHFYIFIDIDVQHYVYVDLQVLIHIYVHINLKVDVLIDVYVDVHIDIDFDVHIYIDFDVNIHVDVHVHVHVHAHIQVNVHIHIYTDVKIYVDVHIHVDDHIHVNITIQVDVHINIYVDIHNDVDVIINIKFHFYIDNNDYVQVDIDILVHLYVDIHINVYIDVDVQIHIDIKIDAHVHIDVHIDISIIVDIDIYIVVHVDISIIVHVYIYVDIYIDIHIDVYVYI